Proteins encoded together in one Chaetodon auriga isolate fChaAug3 chromosome 20, fChaAug3.hap1, whole genome shotgun sequence window:
- the vwa2 gene encoding von Willebrand factor A domain-containing protein 2, which yields MHPHIRPSLLVTLLLLLLLQVQQGTSVQEIQTSHENIMKINSAGEMMQCSAAMDILFLMDGSYSVGKGSFERSKHYAIKLCQALDIGPDKVRVGLIQFGSTPRLEFALDSHTNKQELKKHMKKVFYRGGSTQTGLALKYVLRKGFPGGRNSTAVPQIAILLSDGRSQGNVVQAAAQLKDAGVVLFAVGLRYPRWEELHALASEPMESHVFFAEHFYDAVNGLYTTLTTFSVCNATPAGCQVESFPCERKTLETVKELQGNFMCWKGAKGYSPYTSLCPYYRYNKMYRRHQTVCHRTICPDPCDSQPCLNGGTCVSEGPEDYRCVCPPGYGGDPHCAPALSLDCSVDLLFLVEGSATLTLEGFLRLKSFLKRFLQTVIGSDSPSRVGLAVFGGETRVEAQVGKFRGDLRGLLKAVEALQPIGGETRTGQALRYVTRHGFVSAPVFADITDDLPRVVVLLTATRAVDEVVEPSKYARDREIFLIGVGPDYLKGQLNNVTGNPQRTITYTSPELSAKIPELKAKICSVDTQGCLGQALDLVFALDASGGVGRDNFGTLRDFVHSLTVQFDINRDVAQVALVAYGRRATTVFNLDAHESGSAILKAVGDASYMGGVASTGTALLHIHSNVLTVAKGARPGVNKAVVVVTDGSGGEDAVVPAQKIRDNGVSLFVIGIGDVQKERLLQIAGSEDHMISVPFYEDLKYFEDVLVQMLCSEAKMPVNLCKPNPCMNDGTCILSGGSFRCQCQGYEGPHCETRSSRPSSRGDLPRPAGFRRNSRQKKSHQELLHHYKLHRRRHAA from the exons ATGCACCCTCATATCCGCCCCTCCCTCCTCGtaacgctgctgctgctgctgctgcttcaag TCCAGCAGGGCACCTCAGTGCAGGAGATCCAAACCAGCCATGAGAACATCATGAAGATCAACTCAGCAGGAGAAA TGATGCAGTGCTCAGCAGCCATGGATATCCTCTTCCTCATGGATGGTTCTTACAGCGTGGGGAAGGGCAGCTTTGAGAGGTCCAAACACTACGCAATCAAACTCTGTCAAGCGCTGGACATCGGACCAGACAAG GTGCGAGTCGGCTTGATTCAGTTTGGCTCCACGCCTCGGCTGGAGTTCGCCCTGGACTCGCACACCAACAAACAAGAGCTGAAGAAGCACATGAAGAAGGTTTTTTacag GGGAGGCAGCACGCAGACAGGCCTGGCTCTGAAGTATGTGCTGAGGAAAGGTTTCCCAGGCGGCCGGAACTCCACCGCTGTGCCCCAGATCGCCATCCTCTTATCGGATGGGAGGTCTCAGGGCAACGTGGTGCAGGCGGCTGCACAGCTCAAAGATGCAGGCGTGGTGCTGTTTGCCGTGGGCCTTCGCTACCCCAG GTGGGAGGAGCTGCACGCTTTGGCCAGCGAGCCGATGGAGAGCCACGTCTTCTTCGCCGAGCATTTCTACGATGCTGTCAACGGCCTGTACACCACACTGACCACCTTCTCTGTCTGCAATGCCACACCTGCAG GCTGTCAGGTGGAGTCGTTTCCCTGTGAGAGGAAGACACTGGAGACAGTGAAAGAGTTGCAGGGGAATTTCATGTGTTGGAAAGGAGCCAAGGGGTATTCCCCGTACACGTCTCTCTGTCCGTACTACAG gtacAACAAGATGTACCGGAGACACCAGACAGTCTGCCATCGGACTATCTGTCCAG ATCCCTGTGACTCTCAGCCCTGTCTGAATGGGGGAACATGTGTGTCAGAGGGTCCAGAGGATTACCGCTGTGTATGTCCACCTGGCTATGGAGGAGACCCGCACTGTG CTCCTGCACTATCACTGGACTGCTCTGTGGACTTGCTGTTCCTGGTGGAGggctctgccacactcacctTGGAAGGCTTCCTCCGCCTCAAGTCCTTCTTAAAGCGCTTCTTGCAGACTGTGATCGGGTCTGACAGCCCCAGTAGAGTGGGCCTGGCAGTGTTTGGCGGAGAGACCAGAGTGGAGGCCCAGGTGGGCAAGTTCAGAGGGGACCTGAGGGGTCTGCTCAAGGCGGTGGAGGCACTTCAGCCAATCGGTGGCGAGACCCGGACGGGCCAGGCACTTCGCTACGTCACCCGTCACGGCTTCGTGAGCGCGCCAGTCTTTGCTGACATCACGGACGATCTGCCCCGCGTGGTGGTGCTGCTCACCGCCACTCGTGCTGTTGACGAGGTGGTGGAGCCCTCTAAATATGCACGAGACAGAGAGATCTTCCTGATAGGGGTGGGACCAGACTACTTAAAGGGACAGCTGAATAACGTCACAGGAAATCCCCAGAGGACTATCACCTATACATCACCTGAGCTCAGCGCGAAGATCCCTGAGCTCAAGGCTAAGATCTGCAGCGTGGACACACAAG gatGTCTTGGCCAGGCGTTAGACCTGGTGTTTGCCCTGGATGCCTCAGGCGGCGTCGGCCGTGATAACTTCGGGACTCTGCGCGACTTTGTGCACAGCCTCACCGTCCAGTTCGACATCAACCGTGATGTGGCTCAAGTGGCGCTTGTGGCCTACGGGCGGAGAGCCACCACCGTCTTCAACCTGGACGCCCATGAGAGCGGCTCAGCCATCCTCAAGGCTGTGGGTGACGCCAGCTACATGGGTGGAGTGGCCTCAACGGGCACGGCTTTACTCCACATCCACTCCAACGTCCTGACGGTGGCCAAAGGCGCACGGCCCGGAGTCAACAAGGCCGTGGTGGTGGTGACAGATGGCTCAGGCGGTGAGGATGCTGTTGTTCCAGCCCAGAAGATCAGAGACAATGGAGTGTCACTGTTTGTGATTGGTATCGGAGACGTTCAGAAAGAGAGGCTGCTGCAGATCGCTGGATCAGAGGATCACATGATCTCGGTGCCGTTTTACGAGGATCTCAAGTACTTTGAGGATGTTCTGGTGCAGATGCTGTGTTCAG AGGCTAAAATGCCTGTAAACCTGTGCAAGCCCAACCCATGTATGAATGATGGGACCTGCATCCTGTCCGGAGGGAGCTTCCGTTGTCAGTGCCAAGGCTACGAGGGACCACACTGTGAAACAA GGAGCAGCAGGCCTTCGTCCAGAGGAGATCTTCCAAGGCCGGCTGGCTTCAGGAGGAAtagcagacagaagaagagccaCCAGGAGCTCCTGCATCACTACAAACTGCACCGCAGGAGACATGCTGCCTGA